Sequence from the Hylaeus volcanicus isolate JK05 chromosome 1, UHH_iyHylVolc1.0_haploid, whole genome shotgun sequence genome:
AAGGTTTTAATAGCAAAAATCAGTGCGATGCGAGAACGTATAGATACGTTATGCCGACGTTTGTTTTGGCTTCTGAAAGtccaaattttttacaagTCAATGAAGGCGATGTAGTAGATCCAGAAAAACGACTAGAAGAACTTCTAATGATAGATGGAAAACCATATAATGAATTTCGATTGACTACAAATAtgcttaataaattaaatgaaactctAAAGCTATTAGAAGGTACACataatttccataattttacATCAAAAATGtaagttattttaaatggtaAAATATCGTTATATTGTAAGTAAGAATCGAAAAATTCTATGAATTCCTTTACAGAAAACCATTGGATCCACGCGCTCGAcgttacataatatattttcgcTGTGTCGAAACATTTGTTGCAAATGACATAGAATTCGCTGTGTTGGAAGTTAAAGGACAAAGTTTTATGTTACatcaaattagaaaaatggtAGCTTTGATAGTAGGAATTTCCAGGAATATTATTACGAATGATATGATAAAAGACATGTTTTCGCTAGATAGATTTGACATTCCTATTGCACCAAGTCTAGGATTGAGTTTACATCATGTAAGTTactaaaattgaacgaaatctTTGTCGATGAATtctcataatttatatatgaaaattatattttcgtatCTTTAGGTACATTACACGTATTATAACGAAAGATACGGATCAGATGGAATTCATGAAACTCTGGCTTGGGAAGATTGCGACGAAGAAatagaacaattttataaagattatattttaaaaagtattgttGACATAGAATCTTCTGAAAAAACGTGTTTGAAATGGCTGGCAAGTTTTCTTACACCACAGAGGTT
This genomic interval carries:
- the LOC128877100 gene encoding pseudouridylate synthase 1 homolog; protein product: MYSCQKVFFRNNTPFFRSWSAQFDKVCNRIMSVQTDIIDQDAQTLLNANKRPIADSHDEVEVDVKVQKTEESTDVTQRVKRKNFVLMMGYLGRDYFGMQRNPGTKTIEEDLLLALFKSNLITKDQFDDIREVRFQRAARTDRGVSAVRQIVSLRLPNHANKDEINKYLPEEIRVFAVRRVTKGFNSKNQCDARTYRYVMPTFVLASESPNFLQVNEGDVVDPEKRLEELLMIDGKPYNEFRLTTNMLNKLNETLKLLEGTHNFHNFTSKIKPLDPRARRYIIYFRCVETFVANDIEFAVLEVKGQSFMLHQIRKMVALIVGISRNIITNDMIKDMFSLDRFDIPIAPSLGLSLHHVHYTYYNERYGSDGIHETLAWEDCDEEIEQFYKDYILKSIVDIESSEKTCLKWLASFLTPQRFACKDPSAS